The window TATGACATATTGACTATGGCAAACTTTGGTGTTCATCATATTGGTTAACTATGATGAAAGACTAATTCAAATCTTATCAACAATGACTTGTCAATGCCATGAGACCTGGAGTCCCATAAAGATGTAGCATGATCTTCAAATAACAGGAAACATTTTCTGTGCCATTAATACTCGCCACAAGTTTGAACTAATTGGATTTCTCTAACTAAACCATTAATGACATGTTGACAAAGCAGTCAAAAAGCGGCATCAGCTGTTATACACTAGCTACTAGAAACCACTTTTAAGAAGCAGGGTGAACAACAATGATAAAGAAAATCAAGAACTGCAACCTGAACATAAATGGAAGCGTTGGTCGCATTACATTTCAAGCAACATTCTGCCCAAGATGAGTTCAAAGTGATATACAAGTTAACTAATAAGAATTGGTCTCCAACTATATATTGTATTATTTCAGCTAAAGATTATAATACAAACAGGTGGAGGAGGAAAATGAAGGGAAGCAGTAAGAAGGGAAGAGCACGTTGAAAAGGCTACAACCGAATATACTTCTAATGAGTAAAATTAAAGCTAAAGAAACAGAACAAGAAGCCATAGACAAAGACAAAAAATATAAAAGAGAGTCTAAAGTGAGGTTCATAGATACATACCTTGGCAGCAAAGTTGCCTCCAATAGCTCTCACAAATTCCTTTAGTCTTAATAATGGTGCAATATGAGGATTTGCCTGACTGACTATAAAATGATTGACATTGAACAGTTCTTTTAGTTGCATCATAGGCAAATCAATTTCCAGACTACCGTCCCGCCACCTACGCACTGGCATTGTCCCTGCCTCTGGATCCAAATTAAATGGAGGATGGTAAGGAACAATCTCTCCACTTCTATCTTTCGCCATTAGTTCCTGGGCCTCAAAAAGGCCTGGGAAAGCACAAGAAGCTGTCACTGCACTCCATATAACAACGTGAGGTGATGTCAAGTAGTTCAGACATCTAGGTGGCTCGTGCTTCCTTGGGGAGCAAACAGTTATCCCAAGAATTCGACCTGTCATGTCGTATGCTTCCTGAAATGTTAAATTACTGGTTAAATGCCTTAGCATCATTTGCAACTGCCTGATCTCATGGACAGCCCCACGTGTCATGACCCTCTTCACAACTGTAAAAATTCCACCCATCTGATCAAAAAACTGCAACGAGTGCCAAGAATCCTCAAAAAAACTTTGCAGCTCTGGCCAAGACCTAGTGGCAACAACAGAACACATAATGGACCCAACACTAGAACCAGCAATTATTCTTGGCATAAGCTTATGTTCCACCAGTGTTTTAACTACACCAACATGAAATGATCCAAGAGAAGCACCCCCACTCAAGAGCAAGGCAGTTCTCCCAAAAGCGTGTCTTGTTTCATGCATGAAAGCAAGCTTCTCTTCCAATGAGAGCTCTTCTGAGTCTGAATCACAAACCATTCTCAGCTGAGTTGATACCTCATCAATATATTCTTTTATAAGTTTGGGCACGTGAAGTCTCCCCTTGTGAAGCTCAGGGTTGCACATGTTACCAAGATTTCTAACAAGATCTGCTCGCATACAGAAAATTATATCTCGGAGAGAACCCTCTTCACGACGGTGGTGGAGTTCTTGAAGCTTGTTCCTAACCACTTCTTCATCATAAAGGTCTGATTCATTCATCTTTGGGGTCTCCTTATCAAGCATCTTAGCAGCATGAGCCCACTCCTCGTATGTCAAGGCAGTCCTCATCATATTTCTCCAAAATTTCCTCCGATAAGCCATTTCAGCCTTCACTTTTACATTTGTGTATCGTTTCAACACAAAGGCGATAATTGTCACCATTGCCAATATCCCTTGCGGGTTTCTAGGATGCAACCATGAGAACATAGGAGCCAAAAAATTCCTGAATCTAAAGACGAGACTAAACAACATACTAAAGATCTGATGTCTCAAATGAGTCATGGACTTGCAGAACAAAATCCGGAAAGCAATGGTCCGACCAATAATGGTTGAAGGTCCAATAGGAAATGGATCAACACTGGCTTCATTACTTATATCCATGATTTTGGAGCAAGTAGAATGTACGTATATGTACGTATATCCTGGATCAACAAAGCTCAAGAGCTCTACTAACACAATTCAGTTTTAGCTCACAAAGTTTACAAAAGAATGAGAAAGGCAATTGAATCAATATGAACAATTGCAAAGAAGCAGAAGATTCCACAATCTCAACAATCAGATATTTCTAAATTCTTGGAACCAAGACGGTACCCAATAACTGAAACAAGAAAACCAGTATTTGTGAATGAAACATTTTCCAACCTCTTTGAAGCTTTGCAAGTCCCAGCAGAGAAAAATTGACCCAAATTTGCAAGACCCACCAGCTCAACAACTAGGTGGGTTTCCCCAACCAATCCTTGAAGGACCCAGAAGAAAACTCAACCCAGAATTTCAAAACCCAGCTGGGTTTTACCAATGAAATTGAGAGACAAGAGGGTTCTTAGTTTAGTACCTACAAAAAGAAACCCAGAATAATGAAACTCCAAAACAAGAAATTCACGTTGAATACACGAAAGCCAATATAATACCAACAAGATAAAAGTCGGATTTATTGGGAAGTGTGAAAGGATAACGATATTGACGCCGCTTTGATTACGAT of the Fragaria vesca subsp. vesca linkage group LG6, FraVesHawaii_1.0, whole genome shotgun sequence genome contains:
- the LOC101298727 gene encoding triacylglycerol lipase SDP1-like; this encodes MDISNEASVDPFPIGPSTIIGRTIAFRILFCKSMTHLRHQIFSMLFSLVFRFRNFLAPMFSWLHPRNPQGILAMVTIIAFVLKRYTNVKVKAEMAYRRKFWRNMMRTALTYEEWAHAAKMLDKETPKMNESDLYDEEVVRNKLQELHHRREEGSLRDIIFCMRADLVRNLGNMCNPELHKGRLHVPKLIKEYIDEVSTQLRMVCDSDSEELSLEEKLAFMHETRHAFGRTALLLSGGASLGSFHVGVVKTLVEHKLMPRIIAGSSVGSIMCSVVATRSWPELQSFFEDSWHSLQFFDQMGGIFTVVKRVMTRGAVHEIRQLQMMLRHLTSNLTFQEAYDMTGRILGITVCSPRKHEPPRCLNYLTSPHVVIWSAVTASCAFPGLFEAQELMAKDRSGEIVPYHPPFNLDPEAGTMPVRRWRDGSLEIDLPMMQLKELFNVNHFIVSQANPHIAPLLRLKEFVRAIGGNFAAKLAHLVEMEVKHRCNQILELGFPLGGLAKLFAQDWEGDVTIVMPATLAQYSKIIQNPTYVELQKAANQGRRCTWEKLSAIKANCGIELALDESVVILNHMRRLKRSAERAAASSHGLLSTVRFSASKRIPSWNCIARENSSGSLEEDLLGDAGSSFHHGVGTPTGGKNFHTHRNIHDGHGSDSESENADLNSWTRSGGPLMRTTSATKFIDFVQNLDIDAELNRGLLVNPNSGTTLQLGGSNQYHHSSRGSTPDRSPDSTRFDRRDFGNVASVNSASIMVTEGDLLQPERIHNGIVFNVVKKEDLSLSSSRSQDMENFNTEVAECVQLDSLEKEMDTRSASEYGDADSASEIGLNDTAASCSQSTDQSITADDSNNQSSEECRQLLV